Genomic window (Bacteroidota bacterium):
ACAAAACGGTATATCAGGATCAAATAAGCAACAAAAATCACAATAATGATAACATTCACCGGCCATCCTGGTAATTGAACCCCCTTGCCTGTAAATGCCTGAATTAAAAACCCCAGGACCATGATGGATAAAGCAATAATAAAACTTTCCCTGTATCCCCAGGGAAAGCTCCAGATTCCTCTTTTTCGGTTTTCCTCTTTCATCGTTTTTTATAAAGAATACAAAAATAGTTATTAAAGTTCTTACATATAAAAAAATACAGTTAAATACAAAACTTCAGATAAGCATATGAAAATTGATCATTTGTATTTTGCCAAACTATCCGTCAGAAAACAGGACTCTTTGCGTACTTTACTATGTTCTTTGTTTACCTTTGCGATGCCTTCTGGAATCAAAACCCTGGAACGTGAAAAAATACATTTCACTTAAAGATAAGTTAATTTTAAATTTTGTTTTGATAGGCATTTCCATCATCCTTGTCATCTCATTTTTTGCTTATTACACCGCTAAAAACATATTGATCGACAGAACATTCGAACAGCTTACAACGTTAAGGGTAATAAAAAAGAGGCAATTGGAAGGCTTTTTCAAAGACAGGAAAAACGACATAGAACTACTTGCATCTTCCGAAGGCATTTATAAAATAATGGAGATCCTGAAAAATAAAAACTTAAAGGATACATCCGATATTGAACAAATGACCGTAACTATTCAAAAGTCATCAAATCTTGATCAACTGCTTTTTTATTTAAGGTCAAAAGGTTATTATAAGAATCTTTACATTATAAATCCAGGCGGGATAAGTCTTAAGACCAGTTTAGATCAAGGCAACCAAAGGTTCTTAAGCTTTAAATCAGGCACATTCGGCAATTTATGTTCGTCAATAATACAAAATAATATCCCATACCAAAGCGCAGTCATTAAGGATCTTGATTCTACAAATTCCGGTCATGCTTTTCTATCAGTATGCAAATTAGCCGGATATGAAAAGGGTTCTAATGGAGTGATCGTTTTAGAGATCCCCGCTTCAGCGTTAAACAGCATCATGCTGGAAGATAATCCTTACAGTGGCCTTGGTGAGTCAGGTGAATCATATCTGGTTGGGAAAGACCATCTGATGAGAAGTAATTCAAGATTTCAGAACTCCTCAATACTCCGCACCAAAGTTGAAACCCAGGCAGTAAAAAAGGCATTGGACGGAGACAGCGGGACCCTGATTACCCCCGATTACAGAGGGATAAAGGTATTAAGCTCTTTTGCACCGGTTGTTACCGAAGAGATAAACTGGGCTTTACTTGCCGAAATCGACCTGGAGGAAGCCCTTACTCCATTATCAGCCATAACAAATAACATCATTATTGTAGGTACCTTCATCGCCTTGATCCTGTTTATTTACACTTACATCATATCCCATACCGTAACTTCTCCGGTAATAAAGCTAAAAAATGCAGCTCAGAAAATAGGCCAGGGAAATTTTGATATAAATCTCCCCGGGGACAGTTACGACGAAATTGGCGATCTCAGGGTATCTTTCAATGACATGTCGGCCAGGCTAAAAGATATTACCGAAAAACTTAAAGAGGAGAGAACCAGAAGGTTACGTTCTGTCTTTGACGGCCAGGAAATTGAGAGGCAAAGATTATCCAGAGAGTTGCATGATGGATTGGGACAGAACCTGATCGCACTGAAGTTGATGCTGGAAAACATACGGGGGCACGACCTTTGTGATGTGTTTGAATCAATCAGGGAAGTAAAAAAGTCGATTGACACAACCATCGACGAAATCAGAAGAATGTCGAATAACCTTATGCCTGCAGTACTTTTTGAATTCGGGCTCATAACTGCGATAAGAAAACTCTCTGAAGAAATTAAAAACAACTGTCATATCAAAGTAGACCTGGAAACTTCCCTTGAAGAGGAAAGCTTAAGTAAAACAAACCGTACCTATCTATACCGGATCGTTCAGGAAGCCTTAAACAACTCACTTAAACATAGTGAAGCTTCCCTGATAAAAATAAAAATTAATCAGGATCAGGAAAATTTTAGAACTACAATAAGCGACAATGGAAAAGGATTTAATATGGAGGACAACCAGGCATTTTCCGGTAACGGATTATCGAATATGAAAGACAGGGCCGGAATGATGGGCGGAACCCTGAAAATCAATTCGGAAGCCGGTATGGGTACAACAATTGTCGTTGAAATACCTTATGCAAAACAGCGGAAATAAATGGAGAAAATAAAGATAATCCTTGTTGATGACCATCAGATCGTGCGGGATGGAATTAAAGCTCTTATAGCAGGAATGGATGAGATGGAGGTCATTGCGGAAGCAAGCACCGGGGAGATGATGTTAAAAATACTCTCAAACAACTCACCTGATCTAGCCATAATAGATATTGCTCTACCCGATATTTCCGGCATAGAGCTTACGCGCCAGATACATGAAAAATACCCGAGCATCAAAATCCTGATCCTCTCAATGTATACTGATGAAGAATTTATCTTCAATTCCCTGAGGGCCGGAGCATCAGGGTATCTTCCAAAAAACACATCCAGGCATGAACTCAGAGAAGCTATCTTAAGTGTAAATAATGATGTTGAATACTTACCGGAAACTATTTCAAAAATAATCTTAAGAAGCTTTGTCAAAAAGGCCAGGAAAGAGGAAGACCAAAAGGATTTCAGTCTGCTTTCCAACCGGGAAATGGAGGTCTTAAAACTCATCCTGGCCGGAAACAACAATCGCTATATAGCTGAAAAACTTTTCATTAGCACAAGAACGGTTGAATCTCATAAGAATCATATAATGAACAAGCTTGAAATCAAATCAATGCTTGACCTTGTAAAATACGCCATTCAAAACAAGATTATCGATATCTGAAAAACAGATCCTGGAGGCACCTTTTTTCACTTAAAATAAACAGCTTTTAGGTATAACACGGAAATAATCTTCCGTGTTATACCGATCGATTTTCAGTTTTTATAGTATTGATTCTCAGAATAATCTTTTAAACTTTTGTTGTTTAATTATTAACTACAAAAGCAAAGGTTATGAAACGATCCACAAAATTCATCCTGTCGTGCACGGTTTTAGCATTGATTGCTTTGCACTCATTTTCGCAGGAAAAAAAAGTAAGCCTCAATGCAGGGGCCGATATTATGAGTCGTTATATTTGGAGGGGAACAGACTTTGGAAATGCACCCAGTGTGCAGCCAACCCTTTCGGTTTCCGCATTCGGGATCGAGTTAGGAGCCTGGGGAGCATATTCTATCAGTGGGCCCGGCTACCAGGAAGCTGACTTGTACCTTTCCTACACATTCATTAACGACATGTTCACCATCGGTGCAACTGATTATTTCTTTCCGGGAGATACCTGTAAGAATAATTATTTCGACTACGACGACAAGACAACCGGGCACACTTTTGAAGCAAACCTTTCATTCAATGGAAATGATAAAATTCCTTTCAACGCTTCGGCCAACTATAATTTCGCAGGGGCTGATCAAGACAACTCCTGGTATTTTGAAATTGGTTATAGTGGAAGCATCCAAAAAACCGGATTCAACATCTTTATGGGCTTCACACCCGACAAAGGTATTTATCTGACACCCGGTGCTGAAGGATTTAGTGTAGTGAATGTTGGGATTACAGCAACAAGAGATATCAAAATTACCGAGAGTTTCTCATTGCCGGTACAAGCATCTCTCATCACCAATCCCCAGGCGGAGAATATCTTTATTGTCTTTGGTTTCTCATTATAGTTCATTTTAATAGTAGAAATTAATAATATTTTATCATGGAAGGACATATTGGATTTATGTTATTGGCCACCAGTCTTGTGATGCTAATGACCCCCGGCCTGGCGTTTTTTTATGGAGGACTTGCCAGTAAAAGGAACATTCTGGGTATAATGATCCAGACCTTTGTTTCGCTTGGAATCACAACAATACTATGGTATGCCATTGGTTTTTCGCTAAGTTTCAGTGGCGGTAAAGGCGGTATTATTGGCAATCTTGACATGGCATTTCTTAGCGGGATGACCTTGCAAGAATTGTATTCTTCAGCAGATGGCAATATCCCACCATTGCTGTTCTTTGGTTATCAGATGATGTTTGCCATTATTACACCGGCGCTTATTACCGGTGCTTTTGTAAACCGTATTACATTTAAATCCTACCTCATTTTCCTGGTTCTTTGGCAAATCTTTGTTTATTACCCATTCGTTCATATGGTATGGGGAGGCGGATTACTCCAGGAATGGGGAGTGCTTGACTTTGCCGGAGGGATACCCGTTCATGCCACTGCCGGATTTGCTGCTCTGGCTTCAATTTTATATGTAGGCAAGCGTCGCGACCAGGCTTCTCCACCCAATAGCATTCCTTTGGTTGCCATTGGAACCGGATTGCTTTGGTTCGGATGGTATGGATTTAACGCAGGAAGTGAACTTAAGGTGGATAATGTTACCATTCAGGCATTTGTCAACACTGATATTGCCGCTTCCGTTGCAGCCATTACCTGGTTGATCATTGAATGGAGCCTTAAAAGAAAACCTAAATTTGTGGGATTATTAACCGGAAGTATCGCCGGTTTGGCCACAATTACACCTGCTGCCGGTTTTGTCCCCTTATGGTCTGCCGCATTGATCGGAATGTTTGCAGGTATAGTATGCTATCTCGCTGTTCATATGAAAAACAGCCTCGGTTGGGATGATGCTCTTGATGTTTGGGGTGTACACGGTGTAGGCGGCCTTCTGGGAACAATTTTACTGGGCGTTTTCGCTACAACATCGGTAAATCCAAATGGAATGGAAGGCCTTATTTACGGCGGATCTGCATTTTTTGGGAAACAAGTGGTAGCCGTTATTATTGCCAGCGCTTATGCATTTGTCTTCACGTATGTTATGCTGATATTTATCAATCTGATTACACCGGTAAAAGTACCTCAGGATCAGGAAGATATTGGACTTGATGAGGCTTTGCACGGTGAAAAAGCATACGATGGAAGTCTGTAAATTATGTAAAAAAAGTCCTGATTAAATCAGGACTTTTTTTATTCTTTTTGCTTCATCAGTTTAGATCTGCGATCAAGAAGCAGGTCAATTTCTTCTTCTGTCAAATCAGTTTTTTTTAACATTTCATCAATTTCCTCAAGACTTTTGTTGGTATCATTGGTGAAGTTCTCTTCTACCTTTACATCCTCCATAATATTTACCGCATCCTCCCCCAATTCCTCCTTCAACTGCTCCACAAGACCTGCGATCATTCCCTTTACCGGTTCACCAAACTTGTCAAGCAATTCTTCGGAAATCTGGTCTTTCATCATTTCATAATTATTCAGGAGATACTCGAAATTCTGGTAAAATGCTTTATCTATCCCCTGAATTTCCGCAAGGGAAGACTTACTTTTCAACCGTCTGAACAGCTTTATTAAAAGGTCAAGATTTTCTCTAAACGATCTGTCGGTCATAGCTTTTCAACTTTTTTACAAAATTACAGATTTTTATCACTGCACCTCAATTTGTTCTATATTTGCTTTTCAACATGTATGAAATGTGTTTAATTACAATATCATACAAATTTCAGATGTTAATTTTGGTGATCCTATATAACCATTAGAATCTATTGATTAATATACGAAATAAACGATGAAAAAGCTGTTTTGTTTCCTGTTTTTACCCCTACTTTTTTCAGGAATGGCTTATACCCAGGAAATTAATAAGATCATTATGGATCCGAGAATTGACCGGGAAGTGGTAGTTGGATACTGTAACCGTGACGGACTTCAATGGGGTGAGTTCCTGGAATCTTATGTAGAGGAATATGATATCTATACTCCGGAAATTAAGTATTTAAAAAAAATCCGGAAAAAACTGGATGACACAAAAATTGTGATCGTCCTTGGAACCTGGTGTAGCGACAGTAAGACGCAGGTGCCACGATTTCTGAAGGTTCTTGATCAAATTGATTTTAATGAAAGCAATTTGACGATGATAGGGGTTGACCGTTCAAAAACAGCAGGGGATCTTAATATCCGGGATCTATCTATAGAGCGTGTACCTACTTTCATCTTTTACCACGATGGATTTGAAATCGGCAGGATCATTGAAACTCCGGAAACTACGTTGGAAAGGGATACTTATAAAATTCTGAGGAAAAAGTAGGCTTATGGAATTATATAAAACCATCAGGGATGTGAGTTCCCGTATCACCACCCTGAAAAAAGATGGTCAAATAATCGGATTTGTTCCCACTATGGGAGCGCTGCATGAAGGGCATATCTCCCTGATCCGTCTGGCCAGGGAAGAAAACAATGTAGTTGCCTGCTCCATTTTTGTGAATCCTATCCAGTTTAATAATCCTGAAGATTTGAAAAAATATCCCAGGACGTTGGAAAAGGACATCGATATGCTGAAGCAGGCAGGTTGTGATATAGTCTTTGCACCGGAACCCGATGAAATGTATCCGGAACCTGTAATCCATGAATATGATTTTGGAATGCTGGACAAGGTTATGGAAGGAAAATTCAGATCAGGGCATTTCAATGGCGTTGCCATCGTGGTGAAAAAACTCCTTGACATCATAACACCGGATAATGCTTATTTTGGGGAAAAAGATTTTCAACAGCTGGCTATCATCAGGAAATTAGTTGAATTGGAAAGCATTCCTGTAAATATCATTGCCTGTCCTACGGTCAGAGAACCCGACGGGCTGGCTATGAGTTCCAGAAATGTGAGGTTAACAGAATCACAACGAAAAACAGCTCCGGTTATATACCGTATCCTGAAAGAATTAAAAGCAAAGTATTCAGAAGAAAATTCAGAACATCTTATTGAACAAGCCATAAAACACCTCAACCAGCAACCTGAAATGAGGGTTGAATATCTTGAAATTGTTGATTCCGGATCATTACAACCCCTGGAATATTTCAATCCCATGATTCCGGCTCGTGCCTGCATTGCTGTATTCCTGGGAGACGTCAGGTTAATCGACAATATCAGCCTGAACCTTTAGGATGAATAATTGTCTTCTTAATTAGAGGGCCTTGTATTGATAAATATTTTTAATTTTGCAGCGCTATGCAGATTGAAGTTCTAAAATCGAAAATCCACAGGGCTACCATTACACACGCCGACCTTCATTATGTCGGCAGTATAACCATAGATGAAGACCTTATGGATGCCGCTAATCTTATAGCCAATGAAAAGGTACATGTGTACAATATCAACAACGGGGAAAGATTTGAAACTTATGTAATCAAAGGAGAGAGGGGATCCGGAGTCATTGGCATTAACGGTGCAGCGGCCCGCAAGGTCATGGTCGGTGATCTTGTAATTGTAGTTTCTTATGCCAGCATGCCGGTTGAGGAAGCCAAAATCTTTAACCCGGTCATACTTACCCCCGATGCAAACAATAAACTGAAGTAATCATTTGAAGAAAAGGATATTTTCGGCAATTAATTACATCTTCTTTCTCCTGATAGGGGTATTATTTCTTTGGCTTGTATTCCGTAAAGTTGACCTTCATCAGGTGATGAAAGAGATCCTGGAAGCCAATTATTTTTATATTCTTCTTGCTATTATTGCAGCCATTATTTCGCATATTTTCCGGGCAGCACGGTGGAATCTGATGATCGGATCGATGGGATATCCTACAAGACTTAGTACAACTTTTTATGCCGTAATGATTGGTTATCTCGCCAACACCGCAGTGCCAAGGCTTGGGGAAATATCCAGGTGTGGAGCTCTGACCAACAAAGACAAGATACCTTTTAATTCTCTCTTCGGGACAGTCATAGCCGAAAGGGTTTTTGACATGATTATTCTTCTGCTCATTATCCTTGGAGTGATACTTTTTCAGCTTTCTCTGGTTGGACAATTTGTCCATGACAATATTATTGCACCCTTGTTTTCAAATGTAGAACGCAACTACCTTAATATTATCCTCTTCAGTATAATTGCAGCGGCCGTTGTTTTCCTGATCATTTTTTTGATCCGCAGGATGAGGCATCATTTTGAGAAATGGCCCTTCCTGGTAAAAATGAAAAAGTTTGCGCAAGGATTGGTGGAAGGAATAAAAACCATAAAACGATTACCGCAGAAATGGACCTTCCTGTTTTACACATTCATAATCTGGCTAATGTATGCTTTTATGGTATATTTCCCGTTTTTTGCAATGAACGGGACTGAAGGGCTTAACTTCGGAGATGCAGTAACTATTATGGCTATTGGAAGTTTAGGGATAGTTGCGCCCGTCCCGGGAGGGATAGGCACCTACCATTTCATTACCACTGCGTTGTTGTTTGAACTTTACGGTATTGATAAAGCTGTTGCAGCTTCTTTTGCTACACTTACCCATGCTGCCCAGACTATAAATATTATAATTTTGGGGGCTGTTTCATTTTTATTAATTCTAATGCAAAAAAGGAGAATGACGGATGGAAATCCAGAATTATATCAAATCAAAAATTCACGCTGACAATCAATCTATTGAAAGTCAAATTGCTGTCTGGAAGTTTCTTAACCACAGGATCGTATTCACGAACGGATGTTTCGACATTCTGCATTTGGGACACATTGATTATCTTTCGAAGGCGGCAGAGATGGGAGATATCCTGGTGATAGGGCTGAATACTGATGCTTCGGTTCGCCGTCTGAAAGGACCCAACCGGCCTGTAAACAATGAATTGGCCCGTGCATCTGTTTTGGCTGCCTTGGGCTTTGTTGACGGTGTTTTGCTATTTGATGAAGAAACCCCTTATGAGCTCATAAAAAAGGTGAAACCAGACGTTCTCGTCAAGGGAGATGATTATGAGATCAGTGAAATAGCCGGTCATGATATCGTAGAATCCTATGGTGGTATCATTAAGACTATACCTCTGGTTGATGGCTACAGCACCAGTTCTATCATTGAGAAAATCCGGAACATATAATATCTTATGGTTAAAACACGCACGGCATATTTCTGTCAGAATTGCGGTGCACAATCACCCAAATGGGTAGGCCGCTGCCCTGCATGCGGGGAGTGGAATACTTATGTCGAAGAAGTCATCCAGACTGAAGGTAAAAATCAAATTCTTACTACTCCAGGAAAAGAGAGTCGGCTTGTACCCAAAACCCTCAAAGATATTGAAATCAATCCGGAAAGACGTTCCACAACAAAAATACAAGAACTTGACAGGGTTCTGGGAGGAGGCCTGGTTCCAGGTTCCATCATCCTTTTAGGTGGTGAACCGGGTATAGGAAAATCGACCCTGATGTTACAGGTTGCCATGGCAAGAAAGGACATCAAAACCTTATATATCAGCGGGGAAGAAAGCATTCAGCAATTGCGTATGCGAGCGGAAAGACTGAACCTTGAAAGCGAACATTGTTATTTCCTTTCTGAAACCAATACCCAGGCCATTATTAACATCATTCAAACATTGCAGCCCGGGTTGCTGGTCATTGACAGTATACAGACGCTTCACAGCGATCTGATAGAATCATCTGCAGGAAGTATTTCTCAGGTAAGGCAATGTGCATCGGAATTACAACGATTGGCCAAATTAACGCACACCCCTGTTTTCCTGGTTGGGCATATAACCAAAGATGGAACCCTGGCCGGTCCAAAAATATTAGAGCACATGGTGGATACGGTTTTGCAGTTTGAAGGCGATCGCCACCATGGTTACCGCATCCTGAGGTCGATGAAAAACCGTTTCGGGTCAGCCTCAGAACTGGGTATATTTGAGATGACCGACAAGGGTCTGAGGGAGGTCAGCAACCCTTCTGAGATACTGATTACCCAAAGGGAAGAAGATACCAGCGGTATTGCTATTGCAGCAACTATTGAAGGAATGCGGCCTATGCTGATTGAGACACAGGCCCTGGTAAGTACGGCCGCTTATGGCACACCACAACGCTCAAGCACAGGATTTGATGCCAGGCGCCTTAATATGCTGCTTGCCGTTTTAGAGAAAAGAAGCGGATTCAGGCTGGGCAGCAAGGATGTTTTTCTGAATATCGCCGGAGGGATCTATGTGGATGATCCTGCTATCGATTTGGCAGTCATTACGGCTGTCCTTTCTTCCAACAGCGATATACCCGTCCCCGCAAATATTGCCTTCGCAGGAGAAGTAGGCCTCAGTGGCGAGATCAGGGCAGTAAACAGAATTGAGCAGCGTATTGCAGAAGCAGAAAAACTCGGATTCGGAGAAATCTACATTTCATCCTATAATGCCAGAGGGATTTCTTTAAAAGACAATAAAATCCGGATACGAACGGTAAAAAAAGTGGAAGATCTTTTTACCAGATTATTCGGTTAGTCTCAAGCATGTTATAAATCAAAATCCAAGGTAGCCGGGCAATGATCGGAATGCTTTGCATCCGGCAGAATCATGGCACCTTTCATTTTACCGGCAATCGGCTCACTGACCATGTTGTAATCGATGCGCCAGCCAAGGTTCCTTGCCCTCGCATTCGCCCTGAAACTCCACCAGGTATAATGATCGGGTTCGTTATTAAAATGCCGGAAGGAATCCACAAATCCGCTGTTAATGAAACCACTCATCCACTCCCTCTCCTCGGGAAGAAAACCTGAGCTCTTCGCATTACCAACCGGATCGTGAATATCTATGGGCTGATGGCAAATATTATAATCGCCAGAGATGATAAGATTGGGTCTTTCTTTTTTCAGCCTGTCGATATATTCCTGAAAATCAGCCAACCATTTCATCTTGAAAGCCTGACGTTCATCCCCGCTGGAACCGGAGGGATGATAAACACTGACAACGGAGATATCACCATAATCTGCCCGCAGAAAACGGCCCTCATCATCGTAAACCGGCATACCCATTCCTGCAACAACTTTATCGGGCAAATCTTTTGTCAGGATGCCAACACCGCTGTAACCTTTCTTTTTCGCTGAAAACCAGTATGTCTTGTATCCTAGCTCTTCAAATTCGAGTACAGGAATCTGGTCCGGCTGAGCTTTGGTTTCCTGGATACATACAATATCAGGTTCCACAACGCGGATCCATTCAGTCAAACCCTTGCCTATGGCAGCTCTGATGCCGTTAACATTATAAGAGACAATTTTTTTCGTCATCGATAAGGTATTTTATTTACTTTGCATCCAATAATAACCAGGCTAATATAAAAAAGTTCATCCACGATTAATCTGATAATTTTGAAATTCCCTTAAGAATCCCATGGCTGGAAAAAGAAATATATTAGGCCGCTTCCTTATCTGGAGGATCAAACATATAAGTGACAAGCACTTCATAATGATCCTCAGCGTTGTGATTGGAGTTCTGGCTGGTTTGGGTGCCGTGATCATCAAAAACGGCGTCCGGCTGATCAAGCAGCTTCTCACGCATGGTTTTTCCGAAGAGTATTACAACCTGCTTTATTTCGTCTATCCTGCCATTGGTATACTGGTGGCTGTTATCTATGTGAGGTTTATAGTCAGGCAACATGTTGGTCATGGCATTCCCAGCGTTTTATATGCAATATCCAGGAATCACGGAGTGATTAAACGGCACAATATTTTCTCATCCATTATCACTTCCGTATTTACCGTTGGTTTTGGAGGTTCCGTAGGACTTGAAGGCCCGACCGTTGCAACAGGAGCGGCTATTGGCTCCAACCTCGGACAATTCTTGAGACTAAACTACCGGCAAATAACACTTATGCTCGGTCTTGCAAGTTCAGCAGCCATGGCAGCCATCTTTAAATCCCCGATTGCCGCCGTGGTTTTTGCAATAGAGGTGATCATGATAGATCTTACCCTCGCTTCTGTGATCCCCTTGCTTATTGCTTCGGCAACCGGGGTATTGACTTCTTACTTTTTCCTGGGACAAGCAGTGCTTTATCCTTTTGAGATGAAGACAGGTTTCACACTCCAGGAAATACCCTGGTATATTATGTTGGGTATTCTTGCCGGGTTTATATCCATTTATTTCACTAAAATGTATATTTTCATTGAGGGTAGATTTTCCAGGATAAAAAAGTGGTACAATAAATGGTTAATAGGCTCGGTGATACTTGGGTTTTTGGTTTTTATTTTCCCCCCATTATACGGTGAAGGCTACGAAGCGGTTAATGCCTGTCTGAAAGGTGATTATAGTTTGCTTTTTGAAAACAGCCTCTTTTATGATTTCCGGGAAGAGTTTATTTTTGTCTTTCTGCTTTTTCTGCTGATCATTTTTTTCAAGGCCATTGCCACATCCGTGACCTTCGGGGCAGGAGGCATAGGAGGTATTTTTGCCCCTACCCTTTTCCTTGGGGCATTTACAGGATTGTTTTTTGCAAACCTGGTAAATTATCTTGGAATCGGAGAACTCACAGTTAGCAACTATGCCCTTGTTGGCATGGGCGGCTTGATTGCAGGGGTTCTGCATGCACCCCTTACCGGGATTTTCCTTATAGCAGAAATTACTTCAGGATATAAACTCTTTGTCCCCCTGATGATCACCGCAACCATTTCCTATGCTACCATTAAAATCTTCATAACCAATTCGGTGTATACCTATCAGCTGGCGAAGAGGGGGGAACTGATCACTCATCACAAAGACAAAGCCATTCTTTCCTTACTGAGGGTTAACAAGCTGATAGAAACCAATTTCAAACCCATTAATCCCGACGCCACTCTTGGAGACCTGGTAAAGGTTATTTCCCAGTCAACTCGGAACCTCTTTCCGGTTATTGACGCAGATCAAAACTTCTATGGACTTGTCTTCCTGGATGATATCCGAAATATCATGTTCCAACCCGAAAAATATGACACTGTTAAAATAAACAGCCTGATGTTTATGCCGGAGGCTTTTGTCGATCCTGAGGAATCGATGGAAGAGGTTGCTGCAAAGTTCAAAAGAACGGGAAACTACAATCTTCCTGTATTGAAAGATGGAAAGTATATAGGATTTATATCCAGGGCAAATGTATTTTCAGAATACAGGAAAATGTTACAGGAGTTTTCTGAAGATTGATATTATACTTCAGCTGTTTGAGTTTGCTTTTTTTGCAAACTCAAACAGCCGAAGTATAATATCATTTTTCACAAACATAGTTTCTGATTAAATGCTTTCATCTTATGCAAAAAGACCGGGACAACGCATTTTCTCCCTTTACCCTTAATGGTTTAACCCTTAAAAACAGGTTTATTAAAACTGCCACATTTGAAGGAATGAGCAAAGATGGCATCCCTACCCCTGATTTATTCCGGTTTCACAGGGAGATAGCCGAAGGCGGTGTTGCCATGACCACCGTCGCATATGGCGCCGTTAACGAGGATGGGTTGACCAACGAAGACCAGATGGTTATAAACGAAAACGCCATGCCTTATCTTGAAAAGCTTGCAAAGGAGGTGCATGATGCAGGAGGCGCAATTTCGTTACAGCTAACACATTGTGGATTCTTTACACGAAGTACCAGATATAAGAGTCGCAGGCCACAGGCTCCAAGCCGCATCCTGAACAAATATGGCATTATGAAAGGAAGGTCCTTTTCAAAGGCAATGAATCAGGATGATCTGGATCGAACGCGTGCAGATTTTGGCAAAGCTGCACAACTTGCAAAAACATGCGGTTTTGATGCGGTTGAGGTACATCTTGGCCATGGCTATTTGTTAAGTCAGTTCCTTACACCCATTTTTAATAAAAGGAAAGATCACTACGGGGGTAACCTGGAAAACAGGTTACGCTATC
Coding sequences:
- a CDS encoding HAMP domain-containing protein, whose translation is MKKYISLKDKLILNFVLIGISIILVISFFAYYTAKNILIDRTFEQLTTLRVIKKRQLEGFFKDRKNDIELLASSEGIYKIMEILKNKNLKDTSDIEQMTVTIQKSSNLDQLLFYLRSKGYYKNLYIINPGGISLKTSLDQGNQRFLSFKSGTFGNLCSSIIQNNIPYQSAVIKDLDSTNSGHAFLSVCKLAGYEKGSNGVIVLEIPASALNSIMLEDNPYSGLGESGESYLVGKDHLMRSNSRFQNSSILRTKVETQAVKKALDGDSGTLITPDYRGIKVLSSFAPVVTEEINWALLAEIDLEEALTPLSAITNNIIIVGTFIALILFIYTYIISHTVTSPVIKLKNAAQKIGQGNFDINLPGDSYDEIGDLRVSFNDMSARLKDITEKLKEERTRRLRSVFDGQEIERQRLSRELHDGLGQNLIALKLMLENIRGHDLCDVFESIREVKKSIDTTIDEIRRMSNNLMPAVLFEFGLITAIRKLSEEIKNNCHIKVDLETSLEEESLSKTNRTYLYRIVQEALNNSLKHSEASLIKIKINQDQENFRTTISDNGKGFNMEDNQAFSGNGLSNMKDRAGMMGGTLKINSEAGMGTTIVVEIPYAKQRK
- a CDS encoding response regulator transcription factor, yielding MEKIKIILVDDHQIVRDGIKALIAGMDEMEVIAEASTGEMMLKILSNNSPDLAIIDIALPDISGIELTRQIHEKYPSIKILILSMYTDEEFIFNSLRAGASGYLPKNTSRHELREAILSVNNDVEYLPETISKIILRSFVKKARKEEDQKDFSLLSNREMEVLKLILAGNNNRYIAEKLFISTRTVESHKNHIMNKLEIKSMLDLVKYAIQNKIIDI
- a CDS encoding ammonium transporter, with translation MEGHIGFMLLATSLVMLMTPGLAFFYGGLASKRNILGIMIQTFVSLGITTILWYAIGFSLSFSGGKGGIIGNLDMAFLSGMTLQELYSSADGNIPPLLFFGYQMMFAIITPALITGAFVNRITFKSYLIFLVLWQIFVYYPFVHMVWGGGLLQEWGVLDFAGGIPVHATAGFAALASILYVGKRRDQASPPNSIPLVAIGTGLLWFGWYGFNAGSELKVDNVTIQAFVNTDIAASVAAITWLIIEWSLKRKPKFVGLLTGSIAGLATITPAAGFVPLWSAALIGMFAGIVCYLAVHMKNSLGWDDALDVWGVHGVGGLLGTILLGVFATTSVNPNGMEGLIYGGSAFFGKQVVAVIIASAYAFVFTYVMLIFINLITPVKVPQDQEDIGLDEALHGEKAYDGSL
- a CDS encoding thioredoxin family protein; its protein translation is MKKLFCFLFLPLLFSGMAYTQEINKIIMDPRIDREVVVGYCNRDGLQWGEFLESYVEEYDIYTPEIKYLKKIRKKLDDTKIVIVLGTWCSDSKTQVPRFLKVLDQIDFNESNLTMIGVDRSKTAGDLNIRDLSIERVPTFIFYHDGFEIGRIIETPETTLERDTYKILRKK
- the panC gene encoding pantoate--beta-alanine ligase, which translates into the protein MELYKTIRDVSSRITTLKKDGQIIGFVPTMGALHEGHISLIRLAREENNVVACSIFVNPIQFNNPEDLKKYPRTLEKDIDMLKQAGCDIVFAPEPDEMYPEPVIHEYDFGMLDKVMEGKFRSGHFNGVAIVVKKLLDIITPDNAYFGEKDFQQLAIIRKLVELESIPVNIIACPTVREPDGLAMSSRNVRLTESQRKTAPVIYRILKELKAKYSEENSEHLIEQAIKHLNQQPEMRVEYLEIVDSGSLQPLEYFNPMIPARACIAVFLGDVRLIDNISLNL
- a CDS encoding aspartate 1-decarboxylase — translated: MQIEVLKSKIHRATITHADLHYVGSITIDEDLMDAANLIANEKVHVYNINNGERFETYVIKGERGSGVIGINGAAARKVMVGDLVIVVSYASMPVEEAKIFNPVILTPDANNKLK